A region of bacterium DNA encodes the following proteins:
- a CDS encoding RDD family protein — translation MSEENGGVEWFFYRGLAQAGPVGEDELRRMMARGEIARDAMVFREGMPSWRSAEEVFGEAAFAAPLPVAEAPRFAAGPPRPWLRYWARSFDMLLFALILAAAAAPVLAAAGVALEKVSPAFFAPPATLLYALLEAWMMSRFGATPGKWLLGIVVRFPDGSLPTYREALRRSALVAWRGQGLGLPIVGVVANVLAYARLGVERRTTWDRDSGFVVVHLPVRPARASVVAGVLIGATALAVAAALAAGQLPGA, via the coding sequence GTGAGCGAAGAGAACGGCGGCGTGGAGTGGTTCTTCTACCGCGGGCTCGCCCAGGCGGGCCCGGTCGGCGAAGACGAACTGCGGCGGATGATGGCCCGCGGGGAGATCGCGCGCGACGCGATGGTCTTCCGCGAAGGGATGCCCTCGTGGCGTTCCGCGGAAGAGGTCTTCGGCGAGGCGGCGTTCGCCGCGCCGCTCCCCGTCGCCGAGGCGCCCCGTTTCGCCGCCGGTCCGCCGCGCCCCTGGCTGCGCTACTGGGCGCGCTCGTTCGACATGCTGCTCTTCGCGCTGATCCTCGCCGCGGCCGCCGCCCCGGTCCTCGCCGCGGCGGGGGTCGCGCTCGAGAAGGTCTCGCCGGCGTTCTTCGCGCCCCCGGCGACGCTCCTCTACGCGCTGCTCGAGGCGTGGATGATGTCCCGCTTCGGCGCGACGCCGGGGAAGTGGCTGCTCGGGATCGTCGTCCGCTTCCCCGACGGATCGCTGCCGACCTACCGCGAGGCGCTGCGCCGCAGCGCGCTCGTCGCCTGGCGCGGGCAGGGGCTCGGGCTGCCGATCGTCGGCGTGGTCGCCAACGTCCTCGCCTACGCCCGGCTCGGCGTCGAGCGCCGCACGACGTGGGACCGCGACAGCGGGTTCGTCGTCGTCCACCTGCCGGTGCGCCCGGCGCGCGCCTCGGTCGTCGCCGGCGTGCTGATCGGCGCCACCGCGCTCGCGGTCGCCGCCGCGCTCGCCGCCGGGCAGCTCCCGGGCGCCTGA
- the xth gene encoding exodeoxyribonuclease III, whose translation MAEELSVATWNVNSVRARLPHLLDWLRSARPDVLALQELKVAAEEFPAAAFEELGYAALVNGQKTYNGVALLSRRPLEAPQAGLAEHEGDPQARVVAATVAGVRIVDVYVPNGQERGSEKFAYKLRWLDGLARALAARGADEPLVVLGDFNIAPEARDIHDPAYYAETILFTDEERAALRRLLDLGLVDLFRRFHDEPKLYSWWDYRMNAFRRNLGARIDLLLATPSLAERALSCDVDRAPRALEKPSDHAPVVARFRLA comes from the coding sequence ATGGCCGAGGAACTCTCGGTCGCGACGTGGAACGTCAACTCGGTCCGCGCGCGGCTGCCGCACCTGCTCGACTGGCTGCGTTCGGCGCGTCCCGACGTGTTGGCGCTGCAGGAGCTCAAGGTCGCGGCCGAGGAGTTCCCCGCGGCGGCGTTCGAGGAGTTGGGGTACGCCGCGCTGGTCAACGGGCAGAAGACCTACAACGGCGTGGCGCTGCTCTCGCGCCGTCCGCTCGAGGCGCCGCAGGCGGGGCTCGCCGAGCACGAAGGGGACCCGCAGGCGCGGGTCGTCGCGGCGACGGTCGCCGGCGTGCGGATCGTCGACGTCTACGTGCCGAACGGGCAGGAGCGGGGGAGCGAGAAGTTCGCCTACAAACTGCGCTGGCTCGACGGCTTGGCGCGGGCGCTCGCCGCGCGCGGCGCCGACGAGCCGCTCGTCGTCCTCGGCGACTTCAACATCGCGCCGGAGGCGCGGGACATCCACGACCCGGCCTACTACGCGGAGACGATTCTCTTTACCGACGAGGAAAGGGCGGCCCTGCGCCGGCTGCTCGATCTGGGGCTCGTGGACCTCTTCCGCCGCTTCCACGACGAGCCGAAGCTCTACAGCTGGTGGGACTACCGGATGAACGCCTTCCGCCGCAACCTCGGGGCGCGGATCGACCTGCTGCTGGCGACGCCCTCGCTGGCCGAGCGCGCGCTGTCCTGCGACGTGGACCGCGCGCCGCGCGCGCTGGAGAAGCCGTCGGACCACGCGCCGGTCGTCGCCCGCTTCCGCCTCGCGTGA
- a CDS encoding type II toxin-antitoxin system RelE/ParE family toxin, producing MILRRIGRADWDVCGICNDDEERTCDVLDLLVDHADGATCLAWLRKSIAEHGPPGNKEKSRRLSQYIYELKHKQLRLFYFFDEGRLIVVAHGAAKPSEKVLKRHVARAEQRRRAYMEARRTGDVTIIDAAETPHGH from the coding sequence ATGATCCTCCGTCGGATCGGGCGCGCGGACTGGGACGTCTGCGGCATCTGCAACGACGACGAGGAGCGGACATGCGACGTCCTGGACCTCTTGGTGGATCACGCCGACGGAGCGACCTGTCTCGCGTGGCTGCGGAAGAGCATCGCGGAGCACGGGCCGCCCGGGAACAAGGAGAAGTCGCGGCGGCTGAGCCAGTACATCTACGAGCTGAAGCACAAGCAGCTGCGCCTGTTCTACTTTTTCGACGAAGGTCGCTTGATCGTCGTCGCCCACGGCGCCGCAAAGCCGAGCGAGAAGGTGCTGAAACGACACGTCGCCCGCGCGGAACAGCGCCGCCGAGCGTACATGGAAGCGCGCCGGACGGGCGACGTCACCATCATCGACGCTGCGGAGACGCCCCATGGCCACTGA
- a CDS encoding DUF5655 domain-containing protein translates to MMEQPTGIVFGVHPLVAHMRSMTANLEARTGRGLAAWIEVVRREGPAGDRERLVWLKTRHKLGGATAGLIVECVAGRGRAFADEETYLAAAPRLVDALFSGPKAALRPLYEALARLACSIADDVRICPTTTAVSIHRRHVVAEIKPASRTRIELDLALGAEKGGGRLVETGGLAKKDRLTHRVVVERLEEIDDELTAWLRLACERDAEP, encoded by the coding sequence ATGATGGAGCAGCCGACCGGGATCGTCTTCGGCGTGCATCCGCTCGTCGCGCACATGCGGTCGATGACCGCGAATCTCGAGGCGCGGACCGGGCGGGGGCTCGCCGCGTGGATCGAGGTCGTGCGGCGCGAAGGGCCGGCGGGCGACCGCGAGCGGCTGGTCTGGCTCAAGACGCGCCACAAGCTGGGCGGGGCCACGGCGGGGTTGATCGTCGAGTGCGTCGCGGGGCGGGGCCGCGCGTTCGCCGACGAGGAGACCTATCTCGCCGCCGCGCCGCGTCTGGTGGACGCCCTCTTCTCCGGCCCCAAGGCCGCCCTGCGGCCGCTCTACGAAGCGCTGGCCCGCCTCGCCTGCTCGATCGCCGACGACGTCCGGATCTGCCCGACGACGACCGCGGTCTCGATCCACCGCCGGCACGTCGTCGCCGAGATCAAGCCCGCCTCGCGGACGCGGATCGAGCTCGACCTCGCGCTCGGCGCCGAGAAGGGGGGCGGCCGGCTCGTCGAGACCGGGGGACTGGCCAAGAAGGACCGGCTGACCCACCGCGTCGTCGTCGAGCGGCTCGAGGAGATCGACGACGAGCTGACGGCGTGGCTGCGGCTGGCCTGCGAACGGGACGCCGAGCCCTGA
- a CDS encoding DUF6178 family protein, with the protein MDERTRGLIHQRRRLLSLSPAARVEAILSAPRPAELVRSLPAADLYLTIVETGLDDALALLPLASTDQTEFFFDVDAWRRDDFDPARAARWLAAMHEADPETVVRFLREADEQLVVLLLSKILRVYKLDESSDPAFQPPDRPLSTLDGTYFVELRDDELEEAAGPLWEGLARLRERDRAAYEALLEEVMWAVPPELAETAFERRGSRLAEKGFPEFDEAMEVWAGGPESDPAERARLVERVRALPAPASAASPEEEERPAAHVPAPLAEGALPALAAAARGLPPERLERLFADVARLGNRFAVAGLEPLGEPETHRNGLRTALSMINLGLAELFGDRVAELGPRALAGLSVFELNHAGVGAVLQRVQEARRLERGWLSRVHLARRRLDAPLGETLDGLLEPRPVFADGALRRPPRTLEDLETWDETLAVAAAFGVYLEDTLRAGAAELPELDPVPARRESALDVDWSAVALTSIARLALGDGARPKPLARDEARRAIDLLADEATFARCAEELGLGAAAPYLRGVLDEDVAELPPDEPPDARFVRRLLFR; encoded by the coding sequence ATGGACGAGCGCACGCGCGGGCTGATCCACCAGAGACGGCGTCTCCTCTCCCTTTCCCCCGCGGCGCGCGTGGAGGCGATCCTCTCCGCGCCGCGCCCGGCGGAGCTGGTGCGGTCGCTGCCGGCCGCCGATCTCTACCTCACGATCGTCGAAACCGGCCTCGACGACGCGCTGGCGCTGCTGCCGCTGGCCTCGACCGACCAGACGGAGTTCTTCTTCGACGTCGACGCCTGGCGCCGCGACGACTTCGACCCGGCGCGCGCCGCGCGCTGGCTCGCCGCGATGCACGAGGCCGACCCCGAGACGGTCGTCCGCTTCCTGCGCGAGGCGGACGAGCAGCTCGTCGTGCTGCTCCTCTCCAAAATCCTCCGCGTCTACAAGCTCGACGAGTCGAGCGACCCGGCGTTCCAGCCCCCCGACCGCCCGCTCTCCACGCTCGACGGCACGTACTTCGTCGAGCTGCGCGACGACGAGCTCGAGGAGGCCGCGGGGCCGCTGTGGGAAGGGCTGGCGCGGCTGCGGGAGCGCGACCGCGCGGCGTACGAGGCGCTGCTCGAGGAAGTGATGTGGGCCGTGCCGCCGGAGCTGGCGGAGACGGCGTTCGAGCGGCGCGGCTCGCGCCTCGCCGAGAAGGGGTTCCCCGAATTCGACGAGGCGATGGAGGTCTGGGCGGGCGGGCCGGAGAGCGATCCGGCCGAGCGCGCGCGGCTCGTCGAGCGCGTCCGCGCGCTTCCCGCGCCGGCGTCCGCGGCGTCGCCCGAAGAGGAAGAGCGTCCTGCGGCGCACGTTCCCGCGCCGCTCGCCGAAGGGGCGCTGCCGGCGCTCGCCGCCGCGGCGCGCGGCCTGCCGCCCGAGCGGCTCGAGCGGCTCTTCGCCGACGTCGCCCGCCTCGGCAACCGCTTCGCCGTCGCCGGCCTCGAGCCGCTCGGCGAGCCGGAAACGCACCGCAACGGCCTCCGCACGGCCCTCTCGATGATCAACCTCGGCCTGGCCGAGCTGTTCGGCGACCGCGTGGCCGAGCTCGGGCCGCGCGCGCTGGCGGGGCTCTCGGTCTTCGAGCTGAACCACGCCGGCGTCGGCGCGGTGCTGCAGCGCGTGCAGGAAGCGCGGCGGCTCGAGCGGGGCTGGTTGTCGCGCGTGCACCTGGCGCGCCGGCGGCTCGACGCGCCGCTCGGCGAGACGCTCGACGGGCTGCTCGAGCCGCGGCCGGTCTTCGCCGACGGCGCGCTGCGGCGCCCGCCGCGCACGCTCGAGGATCTCGAAACGTGGGACGAGACGCTGGCCGTCGCCGCCGCCTTCGGCGTGTATCTCGAGGACACGCTGCGCGCCGGCGCCGCCGAACTGCCGGAGCTCGATCCCGTTCCGGCGCGGCGCGAGTCGGCGCTCGACGTCGACTGGTCGGCCGTCGCGCTGACCTCGATCGCGCGTCTCGCGCTGGGCGACGGAGCGCGGCCCAAGCCGCTGGCGCGCGACGAGGCGCGCCGGGCGATCGACCTTCTGGCCGACGAGGCGACGTTCGCGCGCTGCGCGGAGGAACTCGGCCTCGGGGCCGCGGCGCCGTACCTGAGGGGCGTGCTCGACGAGGACGTCGCGGAGCTGCCGCCGGACGAACCGCCGGACGCGCGCTTCGTCCGCCGGCTGCTCTTCCGCTGA
- a CDS encoding heavy metal-binding domain-containing protein: MERTIDHAMVTTANELPGHRVVRNLGLVRGVVVRSRSVFGTLGASLQTLVGGNITLFSELCEKTREEALELLLAHAAERGANAVVAFRYDANDVMQGVTEVLAYGTAVIVEPN; this comes from the coding sequence ATGGAGAGAACGATCGACCACGCGATGGTCACGACGGCCAACGAGTTGCCGGGGCACCGCGTCGTGCGGAACCTCGGTCTGGTGCGCGGCGTCGTCGTCCGCTCGCGGAGCGTCTTCGGCACCTTGGGGGCCTCGCTGCAGACTTTGGTCGGCGGCAACATCACTCTCTTCTCCGAGCTGTGCGAGAAGACCCGCGAGGAGGCGTTGGAACTCCTGCTGGCCCACGCCGCGGAGCGGGGGGCGAACGCGGTGGTGGCGTTCCGCTACGACGCCAACGACGTGATGCAGGGGGTCACCGAGGTCCTGGCCTACGGCACGGCCGTGATCGTGGAACCGAACTGA
- a CDS encoding transporter substrate-binding domain-containing protein, protein MGRIRVTGGCRAALLAALAFVAAPALGKAEPAPAGGPPGVVKIAVSPFEPFVHEEGGEYVGFDADVLRMICAANGWTPQFTTMPFREALGAVERGEATIAAGAFYDVEARRRVVAFSRPYLDTGLVFVVRADGPSPSRARRVGVKAGATGEAEARARFGGRADVKIVRFVSTERSLEALLAGDVDAVLNDYINSVALIGDRYAGRLAIAKRWGAPWLLTHDRLAYPIDPARPDVKAAVDATLAELERGGTLERVRAKWLHVEMPPDWRRTALIAAVALACLAFAAGLTVALVVARGRARVFKAYWRLLEAFPDAVLVSSGGTFVYLNRAARRMLGAADDDDSRGVTPETLGRLAAGAVPGEGARFTPPGGGETRDVEVSATPVEFHGRAATQWVLRDVTDLRRARAELAATFERQSELLRFQEQMLETAAAFIAVVDRSGRVRLWNRAAERLTGVGRDEACAAGNVWAPLLGDQEDAFRDALEDALTSKPPLDGTPFDLRTKDGEPRVLAMFVGAMGGEDDPPLVVVGVDQTAERALAEQLEQSRKLEAMGRLAAGVAHEFNNMLQVIIGSAELVALNAAPETRARVDQILDAAGNGAGLARQLLLFGRRQPLKREPYDVDDLVASTARMLRPLLGEKIHLELRGGGAGAVLADRAQFQQALINLAANARDAMPDGGRFVLSTERREVGEDEARRAVGLFAGEWVVVAAEDTGVGMPAETIGRIFEPFFTTKPVGRGTGLGLAAVHGIVARHAGVITVESGPGRGARFAIYLRPAEVGAGRTATVVARARRTGETILLVEDDPEVREILAGGLAALGWDVRAAEGAASARNLNLTSAPAALVSDVQLADGSGPEIAAALRARFPGMPVLFVTGHGAAGLDDCPGGPTVVLSKPCTLSEMSEALRSLVAPEHAAKV, encoded by the coding sequence ATGGGGCGCATCAGAGTCACCGGCGGATGCCGCGCCGCGCTGTTGGCGGCGCTCGCGTTCGTCGCCGCGCCGGCCTTGGGGAAGGCCGAGCCGGCGCCCGCGGGGGGGCCGCCGGGCGTCGTGAAGATCGCTGTATCGCCCTTCGAGCCGTTCGTCCACGAGGAGGGGGGCGAGTACGTCGGCTTCGACGCCGACGTCCTCCGCATGATCTGCGCGGCGAACGGTTGGACGCCCCAGTTCACGACGATGCCGTTCCGCGAGGCGCTCGGCGCCGTCGAGCGCGGCGAGGCGACGATCGCGGCCGGCGCCTTCTACGACGTCGAGGCGCGCCGCCGCGTCGTCGCCTTCTCGCGTCCCTACCTCGACACCGGCCTGGTCTTCGTCGTGCGCGCCGACGGCCCCTCGCCGAGCCGCGCGCGGCGCGTCGGCGTCAAGGCCGGGGCGACCGGCGAGGCCGAGGCCCGCGCCCGCTTCGGCGGCCGGGCCGACGTCAAGATCGTCCGCTTCGTCTCCACCGAGCGGTCGCTCGAGGCGCTGCTCGCAGGGGACGTCGACGCCGTCCTCAACGACTACATCAACTCCGTGGCCCTGATCGGCGACCGCTACGCCGGCCGCCTCGCCATCGCCAAGCGCTGGGGCGCGCCGTGGTTGCTGACGCACGACCGGCTCGCCTATCCGATCGACCCGGCGCGCCCCGACGTCAAGGCCGCGGTGGACGCGACGCTCGCCGAGCTCGAGCGCGGCGGCACGCTGGAGCGGGTCCGCGCGAAGTGGCTCCACGTCGAGATGCCCCCCGACTGGCGCCGCACGGCGCTGATCGCCGCGGTCGCGCTGGCCTGCCTCGCCTTCGCCGCCGGGCTGACGGTCGCGCTCGTCGTCGCCCGCGGCCGCGCCCGCGTCTTCAAGGCCTACTGGCGGCTGCTCGAGGCGTTCCCCGACGCGGTCCTCGTCTCCAGCGGCGGCACGTTCGTCTACCTCAACCGCGCGGCGCGGCGGATGCTCGGCGCGGCCGACGACGACGACTCCCGCGGCGTGACCCCCGAGACGCTCGGCCGCCTCGCCGCGGGCGCGGTCCCCGGCGAAGGGGCGCGCTTCACGCCGCCGGGCGGCGGCGAGACGCGGGACGTCGAGGTGTCGGCGACGCCGGTCGAGTTCCACGGCCGCGCGGCGACGCAGTGGGTCCTGCGCGACGTCACCGACCTGCGCCGAGCGCGGGCCGAGCTGGCCGCGACGTTCGAACGCCAGTCGGAGCTGCTCCGCTTCCAGGAGCAGATGCTCGAGACCGCGGCGGCGTTCATCGCCGTCGTCGACCGGAGCGGCCGCGTGCGGCTCTGGAACCGCGCCGCGGAGCGGCTGACCGGCGTCGGACGCGACGAGGCCTGCGCCGCGGGGAACGTCTGGGCGCCGCTGCTCGGCGACCAGGAGGACGCGTTCCGCGACGCGCTGGAGGACGCCCTCACCAGCAAGCCGCCGCTCGACGGCACGCCGTTCGACCTGCGGACGAAGGACGGCGAGCCGCGCGTCCTCGCCATGTTCGTCGGCGCGATGGGGGGCGAGGACGACCCGCCGCTCGTCGTCGTCGGCGTGGACCAGACCGCGGAGCGCGCGCTGGCCGAGCAGCTCGAGCAGAGCCGCAAGCTGGAGGCGATGGGCCGCCTCGCGGCCGGCGTGGCGCACGAATTCAACAACATGCTGCAGGTGATCATCGGCAGCGCGGAGCTGGTCGCGCTGAACGCCGCGCCGGAAACCCGCGCGCGGGTGGACCAGATCCTCGACGCCGCGGGGAACGGCGCGGGGCTCGCGCGGCAGCTGCTCCTCTTCGGCCGCCGCCAGCCGCTGAAGCGCGAGCCGTACGACGTGGACGACCTGGTGGCCTCGACCGCGCGGATGCTCCGTCCGCTGCTCGGCGAGAAGATCCACCTCGAGCTGCGCGGCGGCGGCGCCGGCGCCGTGCTCGCCGACCGCGCGCAGTTCCAGCAGGCGCTGATCAACCTCGCCGCCAACGCGCGGGACGCGATGCCCGACGGCGGCCGCTTCGTCCTCTCGACCGAGCGGCGCGAGGTGGGCGAGGACGAGGCGCGGCGCGCCGTCGGCCTCTTCGCCGGCGAGTGGGTCGTCGTCGCCGCCGAGGACACCGGCGTCGGCATGCCGGCGGAGACGATCGGGCGGATCTTCGAGCCGTTCTTCACGACGAAGCCGGTCGGGCGCGGCACGGGGCTCGGCCTCGCCGCGGTCCACGGCATCGTCGCGCGGCACGCGGGGGTGATCACCGTCGAGAGCGGCCCGGGGCGCGGCGCCCGCTTCGCGATCTACCTCCGCCCCGCCGAAGTCGGGGCGGGCCGGACGGCGACGGTCGTCGCGCGGGCGCGTCGGACGGGAGAGACGATCCTGCTCGTCGAGGACGATCCGGAAGTCCGCGAGATCCTCGCCGGCGGCCTCGCCGCGCTCGGCTGGGACGTCCGCGCCGCGGAAGGGGCGGCGTCCGCGCGCAACCTCAACCTGACCTCCGCGCCGGCGGCGCTCGTCTCCGACGTCCAGCTCGCCGACGGCTCGGGGCCGGAAATCGCGGCGGCCCTCCGCGCCCGCTTCCCCGGCATGCCGGTGCTCTTCGTCACCGGGCACGGCGCGGCGGGCTTGGACGACTGTCCGGGCGGGCCGACGGTCGTGCTGTCGAAGCCGTGCACGCTGAGCGAGATGTCGGAGGCGCTGCGCTCGCTCGTCGCCCCGGAGCACGCGGCGAAGGTCTGA